The Penaeus monodon isolate SGIC_2016 chromosome 17, NSTDA_Pmon_1, whole genome shotgun sequence genome contains the following window.
TATTCCATAGACTGAAATGAAAAACATTTCTTCTGATCaacatatttcttatataaaataagCATGAATGAAACAAAATGGAGTGTAAAGAAAATCATGTGTGTATTATTTGCTACAAACCAACTAAACTACATCTTCAGAAAATGTAATTCCATTTCAGTCCTGTTTCAAGGCTTTTCTTATTCACAGGCTGACCTACAAATGTCTgtgaaaaaacagaaaggaataataaaaacctAAGTACAGATATATCtgtgtatgataatatgtatTGACTACAGATGCAtataaaacacgcacatacacttatGTACGTCTGTAGAGAGATCAAATATTCCTCCATCCATTTCCTCACacataaatttgcaaaaaaaaacaaattagtcTCCGTCCCCAAGCATTAGGTCATCAGACTTCAGAAAACTACTAAATAAGTGATCCTTAAAGAAAACCATCTGTATAAACATTAATCCACTGCTCCCTtcaaaagcagaagaaagaaaagaaaagaaaacaaagatgcaTTCTGAAAATAAATGGATAGTTGTTGGTGTAAActgatacaaaaatataacagAGAAAGTTTTAATCTTCATAGACTTTGGCTGCCTGTCTATTGTCACGGTTCTTGTTGCGTGCCATCTGTCGAGCTTTGCTGGCTGGAGATTCCCGGTTtggtcttttttgggttttccgtgCTAGCAGTGCCATTCCATGGTCCATTTGGATTGGTGGTGGTCCCAATGCAAATATGTCACGTATCTGTGGGGTGGGGaacatattacaaaataaaatcaagcaACCAATTTGTCATTTTGCAGTCAAGACACTGaacttaaacaaaacaaataaaaaaatattcactaatttgaatttatatgttcatttatttcttttgtgtgcATATCTTTTCCTGTTGTGAGACAGAGTGAGGCTATATTGCTTTAAGTATATCCATATGAAAGTCACCGACagaaaatatttatgctttaCATAAATTTGTGCAAGAATTCTTACCATGAGgtcaacatttttttataaacattatatattcaaAGGAACAAATATCTGCATTTATATTTTGAGATACCTGCTGATACTAAGGGGACTCCAAGTAACAAGATAACAATAACTGatacaaacatacaataataatcaatttCTTACATCGACTTCACTTACCCCAATATTGTAGGAAATGTGAACGCTTATCCCTTGCCCTATGATGTGACACAATGAGGAGTACTGCCACTTCAGTGACCAAGTATCAAGGATCAATTCTTGACGTTGATTTTGTGGCCCCACAAACACTGTTTCATACAGCTGTTCCCCTTCTTCCACTGTCCTTACAACATCCCTGAAAGATGCTCTCTGCTGTTTCCTGTCCTTTTTTGCTCGGAACCGGTGGGAATCTGTAGCTAAttctaagagaaagagaggaagacttAAATTTTCATTTGCTATCTTTTCCAAGGGTCTGGCATGTGTTCAGGTTATACTCAAACCTATCATTTCCCCCCAGCTTATTCTTGCTATCATCCTCGTTTATcaataacccccccaccccacccccaccactaccATCTTTGCTGTATTTTGATGCTGACCTTTATTCTCCTAAAATGTCATGTGTGTTGTCTTGGATTGAATGGAATCCAAtcctaaaatatatttcttttctatcaCTTCACAAACTACATTAAAATTAGTCTATGTTAAACTTTGTATATAATTGCAAGTATAATTGCAACAGAAGTGAACATAAAGAGATAATCATCTTAAAgagttttttatttgcatttagtATTTAGGAGAATCAATTTTTAAAAGTACAATTTATTATGCTGATGCATGGACCATGAAACTATTATCAAGAATTAAGCTAAATCTTCGCTGAAACCTGAAATAAATATAATGGGTAAAATTACCTTTCAGAACAGAGCAAAGATCTGCTTCTCGATTCCAGGAGTAATCCTCATCATGTATTCGAGCAGTCTCGTATATCAAAGCTACAGCTTCACCTGCCTGAATACGTAGATCCAAATCACTACTTCCCAGAAGATCAAACATCTCCTTCACTAatctggagagagagataagaaatttacatgataatgacaaggaaaagGTTTTAATCTTTCTTTGCCACTTTCTATTAAGATTAAACTACTCCGTGTCAGTTTATATACTAAGATCAAATGCCTGACAGTAAGCACCAGAAGCCAATGAAACAAAGAGATGCATATTAGTTTTAGTgatattgtagaaaaggtataaatgggACTAAATAACATACTGCCTGAGATATATGAGTATTTCAAAcattagaaagaaagataaagaaaaagaaaagaagaaggagggaggatgaaaaaaTCAACTGCTAAAATGGTTGACATATACAACTAGTACAGCAAGATGCAAAATGACATATAACAGCAAAGTGCCTACAATACAAATAAGTACAGGTATTTGCGGAACACCTGCTGGAAAAATTGCATCACATGAAAGCAGTCAACCCAAGCCTGCAGACAGCTCAGCATCCttttattaaacatcattacTGTACTACTTTCAAAAGGATGATGTACAAAATTTATCTGTCAATGCTAGAAACTGTTAAGGAACCACTACTAGACAACACAAGGGAGATAAACAGTGAGGCCTATCAATATCACTGACACGCTAACACCCAGCATTTACTGACACTGCTTAATAGAACTTCAAGTCCATGATGGCAATATTTTCAACTGTCAAATTCTTTCATCACTTTTAAGCAATAAATGAGAACAACATACTTGTTAGCCATTGTATAAATTGTTGTGGGTGACAAGagacacaacaacaaacagaaaccATTTAGGGCTGCTGTATGCATAGCAGACACTGCTGGAGGATGGTTGGGTAACTCTCCATTACCCtggtgagaagaaagaaaaaattaacagctaattttttttttacttaaatttttttccagtCAAATGCAAATATCTTACAAAGGATAACAAACAAACGTTATCATTATCTGAATAAGCTGGAATCAATAATAGCTTTTCTGCTTAAAGGACACTAGCCAAATCATATACTTTACCATCCATTAAAAGGAATAACAAATGTCCATTATTAAGTCATACAAACCTGTGTTATTTCAACCTTTCTGGATGCAACCTATGTGACCCTCATATTGGGTTTGAAAACCACTGATATAACCACTTCTTCTGATTaacatatttcttatataaaataagCATGAATGAACTGTTACCTTTGGAAGTGATCCGGCAAACAGAGAATGAAGTGTGTTCATGGCAGCAGTAACATCAGCAAGATCATGGCATGCTAAGAATGATGACAAAGCCATTGCTAATGCACCATCTTGACGTGCTGCCACTGCTGCAGAGGGATCTGTCACCAACACTGTCAGAATGGGGTTTAGGGTCTTGAAAACCTACGGAGAGCAAAGGGAATAATATAGATTTATctgtgtccatacatatatatcaatacaaacagaaatatcaaataaaaccAATGAATTCTATGTTGGTAAAatccattaaaatatatacatatatcttttgcttccacacaaaccacacctcagtatcatggaaagaaaaagaaaaagaaaaaagaaagaaagaaaaaaaaaacacaccttcTCAGCTTCAGCGACGGGTGAGAGGCTTACAACCAGCATCGTGGCCAGACGTGCTGCAGCCACTTGCTCGGGACCTCGACCCTTCCTCAATGAACGCTCCACTAAGTCAGTAATTGTCTGGTAGTTGTCAAGCAGAAATTGTGTCATCACCCTGGATGTAATcaagttgggagagagagagaaaaaggactaACATGAGACTGACACCACTGACACGCAGAATATTCATATGCAGAATGGGGTATCACATAAATTTactaaaagaacaataacaaacctTTTCTGGAAAGCGGTTGTTAAAGCTGTTAGGGCATTGGTGCGAGTCTGAACAGACTTCTCCAAGGCTAAGTCCATTGCTTCACGCACTTTCTGCTCATAGGTCTCCATCTCCGACAGACCTTCCTCTCCTGACAACAATAAAAGATGATGCATCCTGAATCTAATTTTGCAAAATTAATATTGAGTAACcaaaggaaaaattattattCCAAACTATTTAAGGACATTTATGACAAAGTATACAATTGTATACAAGACAAATTTGTTACCTAACACAAATATTTCTAAAGAgtaaaatttctttaattaataaGGCCTCATTGCTGATAATTTTCCACCAGAAAAAGATACATACCATCAGTAATCTGAGCTGTGGAGTCCGTCTTATCACTGGTAATGCTTGCAGTATCATCATCTGCAACTGGCAATGCTGAAAAAATGCACAAACTTCAGAAAAGTTTGGAAAAATATTATTGATTACAATCACACAAATACATTACATCCAAGGCCATGTACTGATAATTAGTACATAGAAATTAGGAGAGAAAATCTAACCATTCCTGGCTAACTTTTACAATGAAAACAGCAACAGAGACAACCTCTTCCCTTCCTAACTGTTACCTCTGGAAGTGATCCGGCAAACACAGAATGAAATGTGTTCATAGCAGCAGTAATAACAGCAAGATCATGGCATGCTAAGAATGATGACAAAGCCACTGCTAATGCACCATCATGCCATGCTGCAACTGCTGCAGAGAGATATTTTACCCTTCATaataaatctgatttttttttttttttttttttttttttttttttttttttcaggatttgtTATTACTACATTAGAATTAGCAACAAGATGAGGAAAAATGTTCACTGGCATCATATTTTTCCAAGAAGCCTCAAATCAACCCAATtatattaaggatatatatatatatatatatatatatatatatatatatatatatatatatatatatatataagaaataaaaagaaaaagaaatctagtGTCTGCTAAGATGTTTGAGGGAAACATCTCCAACCAGCATAAAATGTTTTGAATGTACACCACACTGACAGATAAATTCTTTACATTATCCTTTTGAAAGTAGTACAgtaatgatgtttaataaaaGGATGCTGAGCTGTCTGCAAGCTTGGGTTGACTGCGTTCATGCGATGCAATTTTTCCAGCAGGTGTTCTGCCACATAGCCATACT
Protein-coding sequences here:
- the LOC119583444 gene encoding interferon-related developmental regulator 1-like, which encodes MPRDKKNKRAAAAAAAAAALPVADDDTASITSDKTDSTAQITDGEEGLSEMETYEQKVREAMDLALEKSVQTRTNALTALTTAFQKRVMTQFLLDNYQTITDLVERSLRKGRGPEQVAAARLATMLVVSLSPVAEAEKVFKTLNPILTVLVTDPSAAVAARQDGALAMALSSFLACHDLADVTAAMNTLHSLFAGSLPKGNGELPNHPPAVSAMHTAALNGFCLLLCLLSPTTIYTMANKLVKEMFDLLGSSDLDLRIQAGEAVALIYETARIHDEDYSWNREADLCSVLKELATDSHRFRAKKDRKQQRASFRDVVRTVEEGEQLYETVFVGPQNQRQELILDTWSLKWQYSSLCHIIGQGISVHISYNIGIRDIFALGPPPIQMDHGMALLARKTQKRPNRESPASKARQMARNKNRDNRQAAKVYED